AACATCATGTAACGTGAGCTAATGTTACATGCAAAACATCATGTTACATGCTTTTTTGGGACGTTTTTTAACCGATGTTGTTTTTACCCATGTTAAACCACCAGTAACCTTTATTTGGTCGTATCTGCAggtaaataatgaaaatttccccagccatttttcatctttcattTTAAATAGTGTTTACTTCAGTCAACATATCAACGTGAATCCCATAGTCCCattaaaccacaaaaaaaaactttattaagACGTGTTAGGATCATTGTTTTCTTGCTGATTTCTAGTCCTTATCATCACCGCAGCacattaattgaaaaatgattGCCGCAAATCCGCATAGACGACCTTCGCTGAGGACCAGAACGAAACTTGTTTCGACACACGTTATGGCGCAATCGAACCCCAAGTGCAGATTGCTTTCCCATGCTCATTAACGATTACACACTATCGCACGGTGAGCATTGCGATGAGCACCTTTTGTGTATTGTTGTCTCTTATCTACCATTAGCTACCACACGGCAGAATATGTTTTCGCGTACGCACCAACCAGTCAAATCatccattttcttctgtttttaatttcatacCAGTACGATAACAGCCCTGGGACCACATACGAAATGGATTGATTTggtgttgtttaatttttattttgttttttgcctttttattgCGAGGAAAGAGATAAATAATAGTACAGAGATTACAGAAGAAGACACCTAGTTAGAGCTTCCTGAGCAGTGCTTTTGCTTCCCTTTGCGCTTCGCGATCGTCGGCGGTACTAGAATGAGAGTGTTTTACCGGTAAGACTTACTTCAACCTACATCGTCCAACGAAACTTACCGTGGTGCAGCCTGATTGGCAGCTAGTTCGAGATATGGACGTGCTTTTTTCGGTTGCTTCAGCGCAATCAACGTATCGCCCAGCATCAGATGATTTAGTGGGAAAAAGTTGGGCTGTACGCTTTCCGCTCGCTCGAAATACCGTAACGCATCGTCGTACGTCGCATCCGGTATGTCGGTGGTAAAGGTGTGGATCATCTTCTTCTGAAACCATGCCAACCCTGCCAGCTTGTGGTAGAAGCGTCCCAGAACAAACCACCCGAATGGATCACTTTCGTCCAGCTCGGTTGCCCTCCGCAGATGGCGCAGTATGGTGCTGAGCTGCAGTACACGCTCCTTAAGCCCTTCGATGCCGGACTTTTCCGCAAGAAAGATCGCGTAGTATTTGTGTGCCGAGGCAGTGTTGGGTTGCAGGGCAAGTCCTTGCTTTGCGTACTCGAACCCTTCAAATACGAGTGCTTCCAGTTCCTTGGCTTTCTTCTCGTCCACCGCAAGCTCCCGTGTGATCGAGTAAATCACACGGCACAGCCTCCACAAAGTCTCATATTCCGTGTCCTTGAAACACCCGGAAACAAGACGATAATTAGATCGTTACACTAACGGTAGGTTGCAGGCGGGTCACAGCCGGGTGCCCTAACTTACCGTACTGGTGTGCTTCCTGCTCAGCAGCAGTTCGTATGATTCGCGAAACTTGCAGTCAGCGAACAGCTGATCGGCTTCCTCATAGCTTTCTGCCATGTTGCCGGTAGGAGTGGTTCAGTACAACTGTCCGTATGCTACGACCTCCACACTGCAGAACCAGTTTCACCACATAGGCCTTGTGTTGCGTGACTCCCTCTCCACGCGCACCGAATGTTAGGGAGACGATCCACGTACATTCTATACACAATATACACACTGTAGATCGTCTCTCGCTCTCGTAGCTCGTAGCAAGCGCTTATCTGCGTTTTGGCGAACAACGGGCCGATGCCATCTGCTCGATTTCAATTTTGCGATGTCACTAAATGAGTAAGCGCGTTCGAACGAACTTGTCCGACTTCCGATGTCGGAGCAACGAAACCTGTCACCCCAGATGTAGCACGTGAATCATTCAATACATGGAACCAATCGTAAAAATGTGCAACAGAAGCTATAGGCTGTCGCTTATTGCTTATCTCTCGCGATAACAAAAACCAGGCGTCCTCACACTTAGGGTTCGGTTCATTTGCTGTCCGTTTGTTTATGGAACGTTCACCACTGTTTGGATGCACTTTGAGCGTGGTTCATTGTGTTCATTCGTGTAGCTTAAAATTATCTTTACCACTACAACGAGtgactttatttttgtgtaccTTGAGCTTAAAGTCTGCAAGGGTGGTACACAAATGGACGATATGATAAGAAGCTGATCGAGGGAGGGTATGGGTTTTCGAAGAGGGTATTAAATCTCCTTTGACAGCGTAACCGATAAACAGCCTTTCGATAAGGACGGGTCAAGATGTACTACTTTGTGCCTTACCTACAACACTTAACAGGCGAGAATCTAACCGGCTATATTACCTTTCCAGGGTAAAAAAGCATCCATTTTGCCACGGGAAGCTAATCTTGATGGAGTGAGGGAACGCCAATTAATTCCAGCGCTGAGCATAGTCATCGTACGGTAATAATTGATTCCTTGTATCCCATCGGCGTGGCCTTTAAGGTTAGAATTAATATGACGTCAGTTTCTATCGACAGATAGGCATGGGATGTACAACTTGAGGCACAATTGCATGTCCATTAGATTGTTCCACatttgattttatattttatttcattaacaAACACGTTTTTAATGTTACATTTGTACACTCCTAACCGATGGTCGTTGCGTGTGATCGATttctaaagaaaaataagcaaCAGTCCAAGCGCACGCAACACCTAACATTACCTTGTCACTGTTCAATACACTTCTAAGTGCACCGCGTCAAGAATCGTCCCCGGCACCGGGTACGGCACGCCATCCATGTCCAAACCAGGGTCCAGCCCAAACCGAGCCTGCACCGTTTTCTACAGTTTCTTCAACAGTTCGGTGGCCTCTTCGCGGCAGATCCGGTCGTCCTCGCACCGTACATCCACGGCAGCGGCACGCTCGAGCCACGCTTTTGCCTCGCTCGGTTGCTTCAGCGCCAGATGGCATTTGCCAAGGTACAGCAGGTTCAGTGCGTAAAAGTTCGGCTTGATGGTTTCGGCCTTGGTGAAGCATTCCAGTGCCTCCGCGTACGAAGCGGTCGGTGGGTTCGGGGCAACCGAATTGATAAGCTTGCGCGTAATCCAATTCACCTCGGACAGTTTGTAATTGAACTGGCCCAGCATGTGCCAGATGCCCGGATCGGACGTCCCGTTCAGACTGACCGCACGCTGGAAGTGTTTCTGCACGTTTTCCAGCTGCTTGATGCGCTCCGTCACACCATCGAGGGCAGCTTTTTCGGAGAGGATTGCGCCGTACCACTTGTTAGCACCGAAATTGTTCCCGTCCGTCTCGAGGGCGGCCGTTGCATGCTCAAACGCTTGCCGACAGAGTGCCTCCTTCTCGTCGCTCACTGTGGATTGTTTCGACAGGAAAAACACGGTCCTTGCCAAACGCCACTTCACTTCACAACTATCCCGATCCTGTGGtcgaaaaaaacagaaataaaacatttcattttcaacctTTCACCAGCACGGGTCACAAGTCGGCTCCCTTACCGTCAGCTTCTCGATCATGTCCAGCGAGTCCTGATACTCGCAATTCTCGAACATCTCGTCCAACAGCTTCAACTCTTCCGCAGACATCGTTGTAAACACAAATATCGATTGTTTTTGCGCGCTGGCGAACGTTAAAAGGGCACTGGAGCCGCTGGTGTGCGCTGACTGTCCGTGTACCGGTACACTCGAAAAAGTCAAACCGTCACGTCAGAACGGAAGACCATTGGAAAGTAAAACTGTGATGCGTTAAAGTTCGCGACGGAACCGCGCCAACCACAGTCACAGTTATATTCGTTTCGAAAAATGTGCCACCCTCGTGCCACTTAACGGTGGTCGTCGTGCAGCGGCtaatcacaaacacactgcaAACCAGCAGCAAACTGCACAACAAGGGTGCGCACGAACGAACTACGGAACCAGTACAGGAGGAAACGCCGACCCGACTGTGGACGAATATGGTACCGAGCAGCCGGGGCAGGGTACTCGATTTATCAGACAACACCGACAGAATCGTCATTCACCTGGGGTGGAAGTGTTTTGGTTTGCGTGAAGTTCTACGATTTCACTGCCATTGGGGCAGTCAGTGCGCCAGTCTCCCGCTTTCAGGGAATAGTGCAACTCGCTCTGGCTGCATTAACGCTGGAGTGCCTTGGATGAATATGCAacgaatttgaatttttaaatcggCTATGTTGCTCGGTCTGGAATGAAGGTACTGGAGTTCAACTGAattgtgaagtttttttttgctatagttttttaaaaataataataggtTTTTGGATGAACGATAAACAGTTTTtgagaaagataaaaaatggGTCCACAAATTGTGTCACATTATCATTTGAAGTGAAGCGGCGCCTTCACACgtcaagaccggggttcaaatcccaacctGGTCGCTCTAACGTTGTTAGAACTTACTATCCAACAACGTAGTATCAGTaagtgtagtaagccattcgatggccgatggGTCTTTCGAGGAGGTCGTAAAgtcaaaaaaagagagagagatttaaATCGTATCGGGTTCTTTTTCCGGTGAAGGCAAACAGTGTAACATTTCTCAGCACATAAAACAAGAAGATTAGAGGACCACAATTCCATTCTTGTCTCATTCTTGGGCTCCACTACTTAGCTGCACAGACGGTTTGTCTTCCAATGGTTTGAATGAGATTTGATGTTTAATCTTGCCGTGGGTCACACACCGCCTCAGAAAAAGGTCTATCTCATGTTCCACTCATTActttatgaattttaaaacagtttatttattattatttgcttttgtatattttgtttagttttcatttaaaacataCTACAGGTAGAATTGTTGACATAAAGCATATTTAATTCAGCATGTCTGCTGTTCAGGCTAAAAGATCAGTGCTTCTAGTAAAAGAATTGTTCAACAACTAAATTTAGATTAAATTAGAACGCATGTTAAGGCATCGTATATTTTAATGAATACTCTTGCCGATGAACTTTATTGCTTATTTAAGGCTTCACGATACACCGTAGAACTGTAAAGCTTGTTTAGATTGAGACAACATCGTTAATATGTAGGACATATtacatcattttgttttttattgattaGCTATTTCAGAACAAGTATTTGTATCATGATAAATAATATGGATATTTGCGAAATGTTTTCGCAAGAAtcgatgaataaatttaagaTTATGTCATTATTAAATATCAAACAACGATAACGAGTGGCTTAACAATACCCCAGATCTTGTGTTCCGCAGAAAATTAGCATTGTTTTcgatttataattttttaatactGCAAATTATTTCAAGCGAGTAACTCATTTTGTTTAATCATGCCTGTTTCTTCGTTTCTTTGCTTCTTATCCATGTAGTAAATATatggaaacaattttctttgcaCCGTGTTGTAATTGTGTAACGAAAAATTACACCGttggatttaaaaaatgacGATAATAACATTTTGCCATAATATAGTCACCAACCCTGCAATTTTATAGAATACTTTATagcacccacacacataccactACATCGACAGCGTAGCTGTCAAAACGCGTCTGCCTTGCCAGACCTGGCTGTGAGCTGACTTTGGCTATTACCGTTATTTTCATAACGTCCGCGTCCGGAGCAAGAAGCAAAGCGCGTACTCGTCTTCTGTTGTGTATGTTGTGCATCGCTGGCTGTACGCAATCGTAGGAAAAAATTGACATTCCCATCGACTCCCGTTGCAGTCTTGCCTGCTGTTCGTGCGTGTGAGTCTGtgtctgagtgtgtgtgcgctgttTGTTTTACCGTCCAGGTGTTGGTGATGTATATGTGCACAGGATAACGTCGGGAATAGAGTAAAAGTCCTACACGCTCGTTAAGAAAAGTTCCCAAAAGCGGTCCGGGCTACTAGTACGGCCaatattgcttttttcctCAATACGCGTCGGTCGGTATCGATAAAATAATTTCGTTTCGTATGACATCACAACGGCTGGGTGTttgttggtggtagtagttgtTGTTCCTGCTGCACACACCGATAGAACGCATCGGTTTTCGATTGCAACGGCTGTCGCATCGTCTTGCAATGAGCACATcgtcgtcttcatcatcaatGTAATCTGTTTTCTATCGGTATGAGTTGATAATTGCATATCACACCCAATTGGTTTGAGATATTGGCGACTGCAGCTTTGCGAACAAAAAGACGGCACACACGTTTTTTTGCACCGATTTCTTAACCAAGCAACCTTGGCTGGCGCTCTGCACCCAACAACGATGCTATGGTGTTGTGTGCTGCGAACGGAATAGTTTGTGCAGTGTGGTGCAGCTGTGTGAGTGTAgtgaagtgttttaaaattgcgTCAACGAAGCAAAACGTCCGAATATCCTGCCGGAATCCTTGACAACGCTGGGTGCTTCCGTTTTGTTG
This genomic window from Anopheles maculipalpis chromosome 2RL, idAnoMacuDA_375_x, whole genome shotgun sequence contains:
- the LOC126556293 gene encoding regulator of microtubule dynamics protein 1-like, which encodes MAESYEEADQLFADCKFRESYELLLSRKHTSTDTEYETLWRLCRVIYSITRELAVDEKKAKELEALVFEGFEYAKQGLALQPNTASAHKYYAIFLAEKSGIEGLKERVLQLSTILRHLRRATELDESDPFGWFVLGRFYHKLAGLAWFQKKMIHTFTTDIPDATYDDALRYFERAESVQPNFFPLNHLMLGDTLIALKQPKKARPYLELAANQAAPRTADDREAQREAKALLRKL
- the LOC126556300 gene encoding regulator of microtubule dynamics protein 1-like produces the protein MSAEELKLLDEMFENCEYQDSLDMIEKLTDRDSCEVKWRLARTVFFLSKQSTVSDEKEALCRQAFEHATAALETDGNNFGANKWYGAILSEKAALDGVTERIKQLENVQKHFQRAVSLNGTSDPGIWHMLGQFNYKLSEVNWITRKLINSVAPNPPTASYAEALECFTKAETIKPNFYALNLLYLGKCHLALKQPSEAKAWLERAAAVDVRCEDDRICREEATELLKKL